A region from the Benincasa hispida cultivar B227 chromosome 12, ASM972705v1, whole genome shotgun sequence genome encodes:
- the LOC120067859 gene encoding FCS-Like Zinc finger 6-like, with translation MPPPNWLSIRRTTSQKDILFDVGGPAVSELENPTTAAFGPRLLSMLSPRNNRRHSDEFPWSSHYLRACCLCQRRLVDGRDIYMYKGESAFCSAECRLQQMNQDEAKEKRSKTSNKGSAAVASAPTAVTKVSAINGETVAAV, from the exons ATGCCGCCGCCTAACTGGCTTTCTATCAGGAGGACCACGAGCCAGAAGGATATCCTCTTCGACGTCGGAGGCCCCGCCGTCTCAGAACTCGAAAACCCTACCACCGCCGCCTTCGGTCCCCGCCTTCTCTCCATGCTCTCGCCCAGAAACAATCGGAGGCATTCTGATGAATTTCCCTGGTCTTCTCACTACCTCCGTGCTTGCTGCCTCTGCCAACGCCGCCTCGTCGACGGCCGAGACATTTACATGTACAA GGGAGAAAGCGCTTTTTGTAGTGCAGAGTGCCGGCTGCAGCAGATGAATCAAGATGAGGCTAAGGAGAAACGTTCCAAGACGTCGAATAAAGGATCGGCGGCCGTCGCATCGGCCCCGACCGCCGTAACAAAAGTATCTGCTATTAATGGCGAGACTGTAGCCGCCGTGTAG
- the LOC120092864 gene encoding uncharacterized protein LOC120092864: protein MRGEKGRILHLSNGPVTEFMRSGDPFIVSLVRKREKRFFKDLSSNVRALLPLSFTNHDRLCQAATHHHHSSRPSWHCSFRLSPSADSHRRSSTPHVSVCLRCRFAFCKPLPPPFTAKNYHILSNLAFGIKILKILGCCSSRKRPISGRKLLKFGWPIDLSFGICFGPSHNFDSPEVMIFFRISPEFCVSFGIHQRFVGTSHLW, encoded by the exons ATGAGGGGGGAAAAAGGCAGAATCTTACATCTAAGTAATGGCCCTGTTACTGAGTTTATGAGAAGCGGAGATCCGTTCATAGTCTCACTGGTGAGGAAACGTGAAAAAAGGTTTTTCAAAG ATCTGAGCTCTAACGTGCGCGCGTTGCTCCCTCTTTCCTTCACCAATCATGACCGACTGTGCCAAGCCGCCACACATCATCACCACTCCTCCAGGCCCAGCTGGCACTGCTCATTCCGTCTGTCGCCTTCAGCCGATTCTCACCGCCGTTCATCAACTCCTCACGTCTCTGTGTGTCTCCGTTGTCGGTTCGCCTTTTGCAAGCCACTACCACCGCCGTTTACTGCCAAGAACTACCATATTTTGTCGAATCTTGCTTTTGG AATAAAGATTTTGAAGATTTTGGGATGTTGCTCATCAAGGAAGAGACCAATTTCCGGCAGAAAATTATTAAAGTTTG GTTGGCCAATTGACTTgagttttggaatttgttttggaccaagccacaactttg attcaccagaggtgatGATTTTCTTTAGGATTTCACCagagttttgtgtttccttcgggattcaccaaagatTTGTGGGTACATCTCACTTATGGTAG